A single window of Gemmatimonadota bacterium DNA harbors:
- a CDS encoding amino acid permease encodes MTDAGTVPPPAERGHGFGTGPVFLASLSTILGAILFLRFGYAVGNLGLLGALGVILLGHAVTVPTALALAEIATNRRVEGGGEYFIVSRSFGPSIGGAIGISLYLSQAVSVGFYLIAFAESFRPLIPWLASLGFGFDPRLVSVPATIGLSVLVVLRGADLGVKALYVVAAVLGVSLLLFFLGPAEGATLGDPGGLLAHVDDPDPFILVFAICFPAFTGMTAGVGLSGDLANPRRSIPLGILGATGAGMAIYVAVVWKMASSAAPDVLVGDLAMQHIALWGPIIPVGLACATLSSAVGSILVAPRTLQAIAQDDLLPVRRLNALLARGVGRENEPRSATVVTAVVALGVALLGSVDLVARVISMFFMVTYGALCAISFLEHFAARPSYRPSFRSKWYLSLAGALVSVLLMFQMDPLYAVVAIVLMAALYGLISRAAPGRDDLGSIFGGVMAQASRYLHIRMQSGAAAEDWRPSVITITPRTFDRSSPLRLLTWLCYRFGFGTYLHYIPGRLDRRTFEEAAQVKGRLLELAGERYGEIFVDTIISPSMASALAQSLQIPGVSGIENNTILFEFSIHDPTSVLEELQGGLTLAAVPHMNRLVLRHGENFFGNRRTIHVWLTWHDYRNANLMVLLAYILLGHPEWQKGEIRVYAAFPEHQAPERTTELTRMIQEGRLQISPKNVQVIATDDRVDFSRLVRNHSADADLVILGFTESRRREKGSELFRRHEDLRDILWVSAARPIEIE; translated from the coding sequence ATGACCGACGCCGGCACCGTCCCTCCGCCCGCCGAGCGCGGGCACGGCTTCGGTACCGGCCCCGTGTTCCTCGCGAGCCTCAGCACGATCCTCGGGGCCATCCTGTTCCTGCGGTTCGGCTATGCCGTCGGGAACCTCGGCCTGCTGGGCGCGCTCGGCGTGATCCTGCTGGGACATGCCGTCACGGTCCCGACCGCGCTCGCCCTGGCCGAGATCGCCACGAACCGTCGGGTGGAGGGCGGCGGGGAGTACTTCATCGTCTCCCGCTCGTTCGGGCCTTCCATCGGCGGGGCCATCGGCATCTCGCTCTATCTGTCGCAGGCGGTGTCGGTCGGCTTCTACCTCATCGCGTTCGCCGAGTCCTTCCGCCCCCTGATCCCGTGGTTGGCCTCCCTGGGCTTCGGCTTCGATCCCCGCCTGGTGTCTGTCCCGGCCACGATCGGGCTGTCCGTCCTGGTGGTGCTACGGGGTGCGGACCTGGGCGTGAAGGCCCTCTACGTGGTGGCGGCCGTCCTCGGCGTGTCGCTCCTGCTCTTCTTCCTCGGTCCCGCCGAGGGGGCGACCCTGGGGGACCCGGGCGGGTTGCTCGCGCATGTCGACGATCCGGACCCGTTCATCCTGGTGTTCGCCATCTGCTTTCCGGCCTTCACCGGAATGACGGCGGGCGTCGGGCTGTCCGGAGACCTGGCCAACCCCCGACGGTCCATTCCGCTCGGGATCCTGGGCGCCACGGGCGCCGGGATGGCCATCTACGTGGCGGTCGTCTGGAAGATGGCGAGCAGCGCCGCACCCGACGTGCTGGTCGGGGACCTGGCCATGCAGCACATCGCGCTGTGGGGGCCCATCATCCCCGTCGGGCTCGCCTGCGCCACCCTGTCGTCCGCGGTAGGCTCCATCCTGGTGGCGCCGCGCACGCTGCAGGCGATCGCCCAGGACGACCTGCTGCCCGTCCGGCGCCTCAACGCCCTGCTGGCCCGCGGGGTCGGCCGCGAGAACGAGCCCCGCAGCGCGACGGTCGTCACGGCCGTGGTCGCGCTGGGCGTGGCGCTGCTGGGCTCGGTGGACCTGGTGGCACGCGTCATCTCCATGTTCTTCATGGTGACATACGGCGCCCTGTGCGCGATTTCCTTCCTGGAGCACTTCGCGGCCCGTCCGTCGTACCGCCCGAGCTTCCGCTCCAAGTGGTACCTCAGCCTGGCCGGTGCGCTCGTCAGCGTGTTGTTGATGTTCCAGATGGACCCGCTCTACGCGGTGGTCGCCATCGTGCTCATGGCCGCGCTGTACGGCCTCATCAGCCGGGCCGCCCCCGGCCGCGACGACCTGGGGTCCATCTTCGGCGGCGTGATGGCGCAGGCCAGCCGCTATCTCCACATCCGCATGCAGAGCGGCGCGGCTGCGGAGGACTGGCGGCCCAGCGTCATCACCATCACGCCGCGAACGTTCGACCGTAGCTCACCGCTGCGGCTGCTGACCTGGCTCTGCTACCGGTTCGGTTTCGGGACCTATCTGCACTACATCCCGGGCCGGTTGGATCGTCGTACGTTCGAGGAGGCCGCCCAGGTGAAGGGCCGCCTGCTCGAGCTCGCCGGCGAGCGCTATGGCGAGATCTTCGTCGACACCATCATCAGTCCCTCGATGGCCTCGGCGCTGGCGCAGAGTCTCCAGATCCCCGGGGTGTCCGGTATCGAGAACAACACCATCCTGTTCGAGTTCTCCATCCACGATCCCACGAGCGTGCTGGAGGAGCTGCAGGGTGGGCTGACGCTCGCCGCGGTGCCCCACATGAACCGGCTGGTGCTGCGCCACGGGGAGAACTTCTTCGGCAATCGGCGCACGATCCACGTGTGGCTGACCTGGCACGACTACCGCAACGCCAATCTGATGGTGTTGCTGGCGTACATCCTCCTGGGCCACCCAGAATGGCAGAAGGGGGAGATCCGCGTGTACGCGGCCTTCCCGGAGCACCAGGCGCCCGAGCGCACGACGGAGCTGACCCGGATGATCCAGGAGGGGCGGCTGCAGATCAGCCCCAAGAACGTCCAGGTCATCGCGACGGACGATCGCGTGGACTTCAGCCGGCTCGTGCGGAACCACTCGGCGGATGCCGACCTGGTGATCCTGGGCTTCACCGAGTCGCGTCGCCGGGAGAAGGGGAGCGAGCTCTTCCGACGACACGAGGACCTGCGCGACATCCTGTGGGTGTCGGCGGCGCGGCCGATCGAGATCGAGTAG
- a CDS encoding EAL domain-containing protein, whose translation MHPLLRRQLKRALGDVRITPELSDLLNAVSKAYEQSDADRATLERALDLSSAELNESNSELRELVALLEATLDSTEDGVLVIDGDGTVVRWNRRFEALWRMGADEIVRDGTELIRVLGQRLVRAQELEMAVRQAVRDSSELVTAVLELRDGRFLQLTSRAQSGLPHQGLGRVWSFHDLTEIKQAEKTIRHFAYHDALTGLPNRALFEDRLSVALTRARRTGTVFALLFIDLDRFKNVNDTLGHSAGDQLLREVALRLQEHGRSGDVLARFGGDEFVFLLQNIRSADNARRVAERLLESMRPQFELEGRRLHVTASIGVAMYPTDGQDRETLLRKADAALYSAKDRGRNTLDLYRSEIDADSYERLILENELRSDLREGRVDIALQPIVCAQDGRVVGGEALARWTRRGQPVPPGRFIPIAEESELIDELGEYVLAKALTEARRWSDAGHEGLRVSVNVSPRQLQRVGLDRRVLEILDEAGVTPERLQLEVTESQLMQTGSQGLRTVNSLAMMGIRVALDDFGTGYSSLRHLRELPIKTLKIDRSFIRNVQTDPKDRELVATVVALAHSMDLNVVAEGAEDMEQVRILSEVGCDAIQGFALGRPETPDQFMERLARPPADLHPVAAARSA comes from the coding sequence GTGCATCCGCTCCTGCGCCGCCAGCTCAAGCGGGCCCTCGGGGATGTGCGCATCACCCCCGAGCTGTCCGACCTGCTGAACGCCGTTTCCAAGGCCTACGAACAGTCCGACGCGGACCGGGCCACGCTGGAGCGTGCGCTGGACCTGAGCTCCGCCGAGCTCAACGAGTCCAATTCGGAGCTGCGGGAGCTCGTGGCGCTGCTGGAGGCGACGCTCGACTCGACGGAGGACGGCGTTCTCGTCATCGACGGGGACGGTACGGTCGTGCGCTGGAACCGGCGCTTCGAGGCGTTGTGGCGCATGGGAGCCGACGAGATCGTGCGCGACGGGACCGAGCTCATCCGCGTGCTGGGACAGCGCCTGGTGCGCGCCCAGGAGTTGGAGATGGCGGTGCGGCAGGCGGTTCGCGACTCGAGCGAGCTGGTGACGGCCGTGCTCGAGCTGCGCGACGGGCGCTTCCTGCAGCTGACGAGCCGGGCCCAGAGCGGGCTACCCCACCAGGGCCTGGGACGGGTGTGGAGCTTCCACGACCTCACGGAGATCAAGCAGGCCGAGAAGACGATCCGGCATTTCGCCTATCATGATGCGCTGACCGGCCTGCCCAACCGGGCGCTCTTCGAGGACCGGCTCAGCGTGGCCCTCACGCGCGCCCGGCGGACGGGGACCGTCTTCGCCCTGTTGTTCATCGATCTGGATCGCTTCAAGAACGTGAACGACACCTTGGGGCACTCCGCCGGGGATCAGCTGTTGCGCGAGGTCGCGCTGCGTCTCCAGGAGCACGGCCGCAGCGGCGACGTGCTCGCGCGCTTCGGCGGAGACGAGTTCGTCTTCCTGCTCCAGAACATCCGCTCGGCGGACAACGCCCGCCGGGTCGCCGAGCGGCTGCTGGAGTCCATGCGCCCGCAGTTCGAGCTGGAAGGCCGTCGGCTGCATGTGACCGCAAGCATCGGCGTGGCGATGTATCCCACCGATGGACAGGATCGGGAGACGCTGCTGCGCAAGGCGGACGCGGCGCTCTACAGCGCCAAGGATCGGGGCCGGAACACGCTCGACCTCTACCGCAGCGAGATCGACGCGGACAGCTACGAGCGTCTGATCCTCGAGAACGAGCTGCGCTCCGACCTGCGCGAAGGTCGGGTGGATATCGCGTTGCAGCCGATCGTGTGCGCGCAGGATGGACGGGTGGTGGGAGGCGAGGCACTGGCGCGTTGGACGCGGCGGGGTCAGCCGGTCCCGCCGGGCCGCTTCATCCCGATCGCCGAGGAGTCGGAGCTGATCGACGAGCTCGGCGAGTACGTGCTGGCCAAGGCCCTGACCGAGGCGCGGCGCTGGTCGGACGCCGGACACGAGGGCCTGCGGGTCTCCGTGAACGTGTCGCCCCGCCAGCTCCAACGTGTGGGTCTGGACCGGCGGGTGCTGGAGATCCTGGACGAAGCGGGCGTCACCCCGGAGCGCCTCCAGCTGGAGGTGACCGAGTCGCAGTTGATGCAGACGGGCTCCCAGGGGCTGCGGACGGTGAACTCCCTGGCGATGATGGGGATCCGCGTGGCGCTGGACGACTTCGGGACGGGCTACTCCTCCCTGCGCCACCTGCGCGAGCTTCCGATCAAGACGCTGAAGATCGACCGCTCCTTCATCCGCAACGTCCAGACCGATCCCAAGGACCGGGAGCTGGTGGCGACCGTCGTCGCGCTGGCCCATTCCATGGACCTCAACGTCGTGGCCGAAGGGGCCGAGGACATGGAGCAGGTGCGGATCCTGAGCGAGGTGGGATGCGACGCCATCCAGGGCTTCGCGCTCGGTCGTCCCGAGACGCCCGACCAGTTCATGGAGCGCCTCGCCCGCCCTCCCGCCGACCTGCACCCCGTGGCGGCGGCCCGCAGCGCCTGA
- a CDS encoding FIST C-terminal domain-containing protein, producing the protein MKVEQAQWTPTQGWSGDLGPEGADLVLVFGAREPLEAGAVLEELAARQPGTPLVGCSTAGEILDVAVTDGTVIASAVRFESSHVRTASARIGEAPDAEALGRRLATALPPEGIRSVMVLSEGISVNGSDLARGLRAVLPPGTLVTGGLSGDAAYFQRTVVVDGTNARDGTVVVVGFYGDRLRVGHGCLSGWDPFGPERLVTRAEGNVLHELDGRSALALYKKYLGEHARELPSSALMFPLSIRTEGREGSLVRTILAVDEERQTMTFAGDIPEGSWARLMKANFERLIDGAEGAARYAFDTLDGTPAELAILISCVGRKLVLDQRIEEEVEVVRDVLGARAALTGFYSYGEISPLLEPGGCELHNQTMTITTFAEV; encoded by the coding sequence GTGAAGGTCGAACAGGCGCAGTGGACGCCAACGCAGGGGTGGTCGGGCGACCTCGGCCCGGAGGGAGCCGACCTGGTCCTCGTGTTCGGAGCCCGTGAGCCGCTCGAGGCCGGGGCCGTGCTGGAGGAGCTGGCGGCGCGCCAACCGGGGACGCCCCTGGTGGGATGCTCCACCGCCGGCGAGATCCTCGATGTCGCCGTGACCGACGGCACCGTCATCGCTTCGGCGGTCCGGTTCGAGTCCTCGCACGTCCGCACGGCGTCCGCGCGGATCGGCGAGGCGCCCGACGCAGAGGCATTGGGCCGCCGCCTCGCGACCGCGTTACCCCCCGAAGGCATCCGGTCGGTGATGGTGCTGTCGGAAGGGATCTCGGTGAACGGCAGCGATCTGGCCCGGGGCCTCCGGGCCGTGCTTCCTCCCGGGACGCTGGTGACCGGCGGCCTCTCCGGCGACGCCGCGTACTTCCAGCGCACCGTGGTGGTGGACGGAACGAACGCCCGGGATGGAACGGTGGTCGTGGTGGGCTTCTACGGTGATCGCCTGCGCGTGGGCCACGGGTGCCTGAGCGGCTGGGATCCCTTCGGCCCGGAGCGCCTCGTCACGCGCGCGGAGGGCAACGTGCTCCACGAGCTCGACGGCCGCAGCGCGCTCGCGCTCTACAAGAAGTACCTGGGGGAGCACGCCAGGGAGCTGCCGTCGAGCGCGCTGATGTTCCCGCTGAGCATCCGCACGGAGGGTCGCGAGGGATCCCTCGTGCGCACGATCCTGGCGGTGGACGAAGAGCGGCAGACCATGACCTTCGCGGGAGACATCCCCGAGGGGTCGTGGGCCCGCCTGATGAAGGCCAACTTCGAGCGTCTCATCGACGGCGCGGAAGGAGCAGCCCGGTACGCCTTCGATACGCTCGACGGCACCCCCGCGGAGCTGGCGATCCTGATCTCCTGTGTGGGTCGCAAGCTGGTGCTCGACCAACGCATCGAGGAGGAGGTGGAGGTGGTGCGCGACGTCCTCGGGGCCCGGGCCGCGCTCACCGGCTTCTACTCGTACGGTGAGATCTCGCCGCTGTTGGAGCCCGGCGGGTGCGAGCTGCACAACCAGACCATGACCATCACCACGTTTGCCGAGGTCTGA
- a CDS encoding serine hydrolase: MSKIRALVVFLLVLLPLLRPSALDAQAFPVDAFDRYVREAVRAWEVPGLAVAVVRGDSLLFARGYGTLVVGAEDPVDAHTRFAIGSTTKAMTAAAIAMLVEEGRVDWQDPVIDHLPWFRLRDPWVTRELRVIDLLTHNAGLGNTDFLWYEQDVGTREILERMRLVEPAYSMRAGFVYQNLMYAAAGELVEAASGLPWATFVQRRILDPLRMDDTRTTLAAVEGEANVARPHFRMDGSVQQIDNASVDPVAAAGSIWSSVEDMSRWLRFLLADGRTPHGQALLRPETVAWLFTPHALVEPEDFYPTQRLTKPHWTTYGLGWFQADYEGRKVDFHTGSIDGMVAIAGLLRDEGVGVYVLANRDHAELRHALMYRVFDLFDADPPRDWSAELLTLYDGLEREGEAAAARARAERAEGTVPSLPLSAYAGTYADPLYGRVEVRSVGEGLAVRYGGLEGPLQHWERDSFEAVWATRWRGTTRVTFRVRGDEAVALEVGGYSLPRVP; this comes from the coding sequence ATGTCGAAGATCCGCGCGCTCGTCGTCTTTCTGCTCGTCCTCCTCCCCCTCCTGCGGCCGTCCGCGCTGGACGCCCAGGCCTTCCCGGTGGACGCGTTCGACCGCTACGTGCGCGAAGCCGTGCGCGCCTGGGAGGTGCCGGGCCTGGCGGTCGCGGTCGTCCGGGGCGATTCGCTGCTCTTCGCGCGCGGCTATGGCACGCTGGTCGTAGGCGCGGAGGATCCCGTCGATGCCCACACACGCTTCGCGATCGGCTCGACCACCAAGGCGATGACGGCCGCCGCCATCGCGATGCTCGTCGAGGAGGGACGGGTCGACTGGCAGGACCCGGTGATCGACCACCTTCCCTGGTTCCGTCTGCGCGATCCGTGGGTGACGCGCGAGCTCCGGGTCATCGACCTCCTGACCCACAATGCGGGGCTCGGGAACACCGACTTCCTCTGGTACGAGCAGGACGTCGGGACGCGCGAGATCCTGGAGCGGATGCGCCTGGTCGAGCCGGCGTACTCGATGCGTGCGGGGTTCGTCTACCAGAACCTGATGTACGCCGCGGCCGGCGAGCTGGTCGAGGCGGCGAGCGGGCTGCCCTGGGCGACCTTCGTGCAGCGGCGCATCCTGGACCCGCTCCGCATGGACGATACCCGGACGACGCTCGCGGCGGTGGAGGGCGAAGCCAACGTCGCCCGCCCGCACTTCCGTATGGACGGCTCCGTGCAGCAGATCGACAACGCCAGCGTCGACCCCGTGGCCGCGGCGGGTTCCATCTGGTCCAGCGTGGAGGACATGTCGCGGTGGCTGCGCTTCCTGCTCGCCGACGGTCGCACGCCACACGGGCAGGCGCTGCTCCGCCCCGAAACCGTGGCGTGGCTCTTCACCCCGCATGCGCTGGTGGAGCCGGAGGACTTCTATCCGACCCAGCGCCTGACGAAGCCCCACTGGACGACCTACGGGCTCGGTTGGTTCCAGGCCGACTACGAGGGCCGCAAGGTCGACTTCCACACGGGGAGCATCGACGGCATGGTGGCCATCGCGGGTCTCCTGCGCGACGAGGGCGTAGGTGTGTACGTGCTCGCGAACCGCGATCACGCCGAGCTTCGACATGCGCTCATGTACCGCGTGTTCGATCTGTTCGATGCCGATCCGCCCCGCGACTGGAGTGCGGAGCTGCTGACGCTCTATGACGGGTTGGAGCGCGAAGGCGAGGCGGCCGCCGCCCGGGCGCGGGCCGAGCGCGCCGAGGGGACGGTGCCCAGCCTTCCCCTGTCCGCCTACGCGGGCACCTACGCCGACCCGTTGTACGGGCGGGTGGAGGTGCGGAGCGTGGGCGAAGGGCTCGCGGTGCGCTACGGAGGTCTCGAAGGTCCGCTCCAGCACTGGGAGCGGGACTCGTTCGAAGCGGTCTGGGCCACGCGGTGGCGTGGGACCACGCGCGTGACCTTCCGCGTGCGCGGCGACGAGGCGGTGGCGCTGGAGGTCGGTGGGTACTCCTTGCCGCGGGTGCCCTGA
- a CDS encoding fasciclin domain-containing protein codes for MKKTISLLTLAIAFAGADAVAVDAQSRDIVETAVAAGSFTTLATALEAAGLVETLKGEGPFTVFAPTDEAFAALPAGTLEALLADKEKLTAILTYHVVPGKVTAADVVKLDEATTVNGQEADITVSGGKVMIDEANVVTTDIMASNGVIHVIDKVILPSS; via the coding sequence ATGAAGAAGACGATCTCGTTGCTCACACTGGCGATCGCGTTCGCCGGGGCCGACGCCGTCGCCGTCGACGCCCAGTCCAGGGACATCGTCGAGACGGCGGTCGCGGCCGGCTCGTTCACGACGCTGGCGACCGCGCTGGAGGCCGCCGGTCTGGTGGAGACGCTGAAGGGGGAAGGGCCGTTCACGGTCTTCGCCCCGACGGACGAAGCGTTCGCCGCGCTTCCGGCGGGCACGCTCGAGGCGCTGCTCGCGGACAAGGAGAAGCTGACGGCCATCCTGACCTACCACGTGGTGCCCGGGAAGGTGACCGCGGCGGACGTGGTGAAGCTCGATGAGGCCACCACCGTCAACGGTCAGGAGGCGGACATCACCGTCTCCGGTGGCAAGGTCATGATCGACGAGGCGAACGTCGTCACGACCGACATCATGGCCAGCAACGGCGTGATCCACGTCATCGACAAGGTCATCCTCCCCTCCTCGTAG
- a CDS encoding MerR family transcriptional regulator encodes MNRHPIRVAALRAGLSPAALRAWERRYAAVVPERTEAGQRMYTDAQVRRLELLRRATEAGRAIHQIAGLTDEALEVLVAGDVLPPIPGAQVQAPTPPRTAQETVERAFAAVEGLDGARLERVLRRAALARGLQGVAEQVFHPLSVRIGEAWAAGTLGPAHEHLASATLRRILSWMIDAAQPSDGRGPTIVVATPTGERHEIGAMIVGATAAQEGWQVVYLGPDLPAPDLADAAVRVGARVVAVSLVRADATSMPYLLALRGALPEGTELVVGGGAAGGTTMLPTGTTHAPDLDTFRARLAQWARRPD; translated from the coding sequence ATGAACCGCCATCCCATCCGCGTCGCCGCCCTCCGGGCCGGCCTCTCCCCGGCCGCGCTGCGGGCCTGGGAGCGACGGTACGCCGCCGTGGTTCCGGAGCGGACCGAAGCTGGACAGAGGATGTACACGGACGCCCAGGTGCGCCGCCTGGAGCTCCTCCGGCGCGCGACCGAGGCGGGGCGGGCGATCCACCAGATTGCCGGCCTGACGGACGAGGCCCTGGAGGTGCTGGTGGCCGGTGACGTCCTGCCGCCGATCCCGGGGGCCCAGGTCCAGGCGCCCACGCCTCCGCGGACGGCCCAGGAGACGGTCGAACGGGCCTTCGCGGCGGTGGAGGGCCTGGACGGTGCCCGGTTGGAGCGCGTGCTGCGCCGGGCCGCGCTGGCCCGGGGTCTACAGGGCGTCGCGGAGCAGGTCTTCCATCCGCTGAGCGTCCGCATCGGGGAGGCCTGGGCGGCGGGCACACTCGGCCCCGCACACGAGCACCTGGCCAGCGCCACGCTGCGCCGCATCCTCTCCTGGATGATCGACGCGGCGCAGCCGTCGGACGGGAGGGGGCCGACCATCGTCGTGGCCACCCCGACCGGCGAGCGCCACGAGATCGGCGCCATGATCGTCGGCGCCACCGCGGCGCAGGAGGGTTGGCAGGTCGTCTATCTCGGTCCCGATCTGCCGGCGCCCGACCTCGCCGACGCGGCTGTTCGCGTCGGCGCTCGCGTCGTCGCGGTCAGCCTCGTCCGCGCCGACGCGACGTCGATGCCCTATCTGCTCGCCCTGCGCGGCGCCCTGCCGGAGGGCACCGAGCTGGTGGTGGGAGGCGGAGCGGCGGGCGGGACCACCATGCTGCCGACGGGCACCACCCACGCCCCGGATCTCGACACCTTCCGGGCGCGGCTGGCGCAGTGGGCGCGGCGCCCCGACTGA
- a CDS encoding cation:proton antiporter: MLFALAAGTAPAFFGEIAVLVVAGALIAYVFQRFGLVPIVGFLVTGVVIGPHGLGLVRDPALVDAGAEIGVVLLLFTVGIEFSLAKLARIKTLIFGGGGLQVALATLVTAGACLAFGVPGRAAVYTGLLVSLSSTVLVLKLLADAAETDTDRGQVSLGLLIFQDLAIIAMVLAVPALGGQTAGAGGVLGAFAKAGVMVAVALLLARRLMPPVLERVARTCSPELFLLTVVAICFGTAWLASALGVSLSLGAFLAGLIVSESDFSEHAMTEILPLQMLFNATFFVSVGMLLDLRFLLANAPLVLAIVAAIVVVKVGTTAAAVAALRFPAALAASVGFLLAQVGEFSFVLERTGRAAGLSPFGLGEDGSQGFITATVLLMLGTPVLNSAGRRLAARWGARARAREGARLAATEGGGHGPDLTHHVVVAGYGPAGHRLVRVLQGSGIPFLIVTLDPVAANDAEAHGLPVLRGDPSRRRTLELAGVPRAKMMVVPDDDPGAAHRILAVARELGPTMRVLVRTRFTAEADGLAHAGADRVVAEEMESIVRLFHDILETYQVAPGEMRAHEEAVRNGNYHVLRDPSAQGDGMGPCRLDADCFELRTVRVRPDTPVVGRTLRELEAVPFEVRSVRRGGRTLALDAEPRIAAGDELEIQGSAGALLEAAQWFRGAADGAGAVATRTEAPAPGRSERFQPRADARCTHLDAIEPVERRSAGCEACERIGARWVHLRMCLTCGHVGCCDSSQHKHATAHHEATGHPLMRSLEPGETWGWCFVDGELL; this comes from the coding sequence ATGCTGTTCGCGCTCGCAGCGGGCACCGCCCCCGCCTTCTTCGGCGAGATCGCCGTGCTCGTCGTGGCGGGCGCGCTCATCGCCTACGTCTTCCAGCGGTTCGGCCTGGTGCCCATCGTGGGCTTCCTGGTCACGGGGGTCGTGATCGGTCCCCACGGTCTCGGGCTGGTCCGCGATCCGGCCCTCGTCGATGCCGGCGCCGAGATCGGTGTGGTGCTCCTGCTCTTCACGGTCGGGATCGAGTTCAGCCTCGCCAAGCTGGCCCGCATCAAGACCCTGATCTTCGGCGGCGGCGGCCTGCAGGTGGCCCTGGCCACGCTGGTCACCGCCGGCGCCTGTCTCGCGTTCGGCGTGCCGGGCCGGGCCGCCGTCTACACGGGTCTGCTGGTCTCGCTGTCCTCGACGGTTCTCGTGCTCAAGCTCCTGGCCGACGCGGCCGAGACCGACACCGACCGCGGGCAGGTCTCGCTCGGTCTGCTGATCTTCCAGGACCTCGCCATCATCGCCATGGTGCTCGCTGTCCCGGCCCTGGGCGGGCAGACCGCCGGCGCGGGCGGTGTGCTCGGCGCCTTCGCCAAGGCCGGCGTCATGGTGGCGGTGGCGCTCCTGCTGGCGCGGCGCCTCATGCCCCCGGTCCTGGAGCGCGTGGCGCGCACGTGCTCACCCGAGCTGTTCCTCCTCACGGTCGTGGCCATCTGCTTCGGCACGGCCTGGCTGGCCAGCGCGTTGGGGGTGAGCCTGTCGCTCGGCGCCTTCCTCGCGGGCCTCATCGTGAGCGAGAGCGACTTCAGCGAGCACGCGATGACGGAGATCCTCCCGCTGCAGATGCTGTTCAACGCGACGTTCTTCGTGTCGGTGGGCATGTTGCTGGACCTCCGCTTCCTGCTGGCGAACGCGCCGCTGGTGCTGGCCATCGTGGCGGCGATCGTGGTGGTGAAGGTGGGAACCACTGCCGCGGCGGTGGCGGCGTTGCGCTTTCCCGCCGCGCTCGCCGCGAGCGTCGGGTTCCTGCTGGCCCAGGTCGGCGAGTTCTCGTTCGTCCTCGAGCGCACCGGCCGCGCGGCCGGGCTGTCACCCTTCGGCCTCGGGGAGGATGGCTCCCAGGGATTCATCACGGCGACGGTGTTGCTGATGCTGGGCACCCCCGTCCTGAATTCGGCCGGGCGGCGGCTGGCCGCCCGGTGGGGGGCCCGCGCCCGGGCCCGGGAAGGCGCGCGGCTCGCCGCGACGGAGGGCGGCGGCCACGGCCCCGACCTCACCCATCACGTGGTCGTGGCCGGGTACGGTCCGGCGGGCCACCGGCTGGTGCGCGTGCTGCAGGGGTCCGGGATCCCGTTCCTCATCGTGACGCTGGATCCCGTCGCGGCCAACGATGCGGAGGCGCATGGGCTGCCGGTGCTGCGCGGAGATCCCAGCCGGCGGCGGACGCTGGAGCTCGCCGGCGTGCCGCGCGCGAAGATGATGGTGGTCCCCGACGACGATCCGGGCGCCGCGCACCGGATCCTGGCGGTGGCCCGCGAGCTGGGACCGACCATGCGGGTCCTGGTGCGGACGCGCTTCACGGCCGAGGCGGACGGGCTGGCGCACGCGGGCGCGGACCGGGTGGTGGCGGAGGAGATGGAGAGCATCGTGCGCCTCTTCCACGACATCCTCGAGACGTACCAGGTGGCGCCGGGAGAGATGCGGGCGCACGAGGAGGCGGTCCGCAACGGCAACTATCACGTCCTCCGCGATCCCTCGGCGCAGGGGGACGGGATGGGGCCGTGCCGCCTCGACGCCGACTGCTTCGAGTTGCGGACCGTGCGGGTCCGCCCCGACACGCCCGTGGTGGGCCGGACGCTGCGCGAGCTGGAGGCGGTGCCCTTCGAGGTCCGCTCGGTGCGACGCGGGGGCCGGACGCTCGCGCTCGACGCGGAGCCGCGCATCGCCGCTGGCGACGAGCTGGAGATCCAGGGGAGCGCGGGTGCGCTCCTCGAGGCCGCGCAGTGGTTCCGCGGAGCCGCAGACGGGGCGGGCGCCGTCGCGACGCGCACAGAGGCACCCGCCCCGGGTCGTTCGGAGCGTTTCCAGCCTCGGGCGGACGCGCGCTGCACGCACCTGGACGCCATCGAGCCGGTCGAGCGCCGCAGCGCCGGGTGCGAGGCGTGTGAGCGGATCGGCGCACGCTGGGTCCACCTGCGCATGTGCCTGACCTGCGGTCACGTGGGCTGTTGCGACTCCTCGCAGCACAAGCACGCCACGGCACACCACGAAGCCACCGGCCACCCGCTCATGCGTTCCCTGGAGCCGGGAGAGACCTGGGGCTGGTGCTTCGTCGACGGCGAGCTCCTCTGA